GACTTCCATATCAAGGGGTTATCACTCCTCGGTGCAGATCTCACCATTGAACGTGGGTACATTAAAGCTATGATGAAGAAACCAAACCCTTGCGAAATTCCATTGAACTTTAAATCTGTAGGAACTACGATCCATTTAATGACAACTGCATCAATGATAGAGGGTGAGACAACAATTCTCAACTGCGCCCAAGAACCTGAAGTAGTGGCAACCGCGGAATTCCTTTCAAAGTCTGGCGTCAAAATAGAAGGAGCAGGTACTGATGTTATAAAAATCAAAGGTGTTAAAAAATTGAAACCGGTTTCAGAGTTTGAAATCATCCCTGACCGCATCGAAGCGGGTACCTATCTTGTGGCCGGTTTCATGACAGGTGGAAATGTAAGGGTCTCGGGTTGTATACCTGAACACCTTGAGTCTGTTATCTTGAAACTAAGAGAAGCAGGTGCAAAAATACACAAAGGGAAAAACTTTATAGAAGTAAAAAGGCCAAACAAAGATATCAAAAGTCTTCAAATTGAAACTCAACCTTTTCCGGGATTTCCTACTGATATGCAACCCCAGTTCATGAGTATGCTTACAATGGCAAAAGGAACCAGCATGATAAAGGAAAATATCTACCCCAATCGATTCGCCCACGCCTTTGAATTACAAAGACTCGGAGCCCGTATAAAAGTAGTCGAACCAATGGCCTTTATAGAAGGTGTAAGTAAACTAACTGGAGCTGAAGTTACAGGAAA
Above is a genomic segment from bacterium containing:
- the murA gene encoding UDP-N-acetylglucosamine 1-carboxyvinyltransferase, whose translation is MKYIKVYGPVSLEGEVKVQGAKNAVLPVMSAIILHDEPVLLKNVPRVQDVFTMIELLKLLGASVEWKGHNELIIDPSTISNYTAPYEIVSKMRASIYVLGPLLAKFGRAEVSFPGGCAFGPRPVDFHIKGLSLLGADLTIERGYIKAMMKKPNPCEIPLNFKSVGTTIHLMTTASMIEGETTILNCAQEPEVVATAEFLSKSGVKIEGAGTDVIKIKGVKKLKPVSEFEIIPDRIEAGTYLVAGFMTGGNVRVSGCIPEHLESVILKLREAGAKIHKGKNFIEVKRPNKDIKSLQIETQPFPGFPTDMQPQFMSMLTMAKGTSMIKENIYPNRFAHAFELQRLGARIKVVEPMAFIEGVSKLTGAEVTGNDLRGAAALALAGLIAEGETTVFGLEHLERGYENFSEKLRTLGAKIKIT